A genomic window from Anguilla rostrata isolate EN2019 chromosome 14, ASM1855537v3, whole genome shotgun sequence includes:
- the LOC135240144 gene encoding golgin subfamily A member 7-like produces the protein MPIQRDSAHYVVWNNFIIVVVSEGLPMRGALSKTEAGRDFNMAETHSLQDLRQQAAIAAKVFVQRDYSSGTICQFQTKFPSELENRIDRQQFEETIRALNSLYAEAEKLGGKSYLEGCLACLTAYTVFLCMETHYEKVLKKIGRYIQEQNDKVYAPRGLLLTDPLERGLRVVEITIFEDRSS, from the exons ATGCCAATTCAGCGTGACAGTGCGCATTATGTTGTGTGGAACAACTTCATAATTGTCGTAGTTTCAGAGGGACTCCCAATGCGTGGTGCACTGTCCAAGACGGAAGCAGGAAGGGACTTCAACATGGCGGAG ACCCACAGTCTGCAGGACCTGCGGCAGCAAGCAGCCATCGCTGCCAAAGTCTTCGTCCAGAGGGACTACTCCAGTGGCACCATTTGCCAGTTCCAGACAAAGTTCCCGTCCGAGCTGGAGAACCGG ATCGACAGGCAGCAGTTTGAGGAGACGATCCGCGCGCTGAACTCGCTGTACGCCGAGGCGGAGAAGCTCGGCGGGAAGTCCTACCTGGAGGGGTGCCTGGCCTGCCTGACCGCCTACACCGTGTTCCTGTGCATGGAGACTCACTACGAGAAG GTCCTGAAGAAGATCGGAAGGTACATCCAGGAGCAGAACGACAAGGTGTACGCCCCCCGCGGCCTGCTGCTCACCGACCCCCTCGAGAGAGGCCTGCGAGTC GTGGAAATCACCATCTTTGAGGACCGGAGCTCTTGA
- the r3hcc1 gene encoding R3H and coiled-coil domain-containing protein 1, whose protein sequence is MARRTAACTATLAFSCVDGCYLPKQENDFVHTVIEELEAFIQRDQQKSILLFPALPSRLRYLTHKTAENYPSLSTFSVGGAGWNRRVVVCFSHLRVPPPEDDSDTEGRACERSRVRGGGMEGGKGERTSEARQTRSRSHRRPDKAIYVPRAMRERAGRGSPAPSTPPAPPPRQAPPTPPAIGSTGCSLSLSASEESCPDTPDGPTAPSTNQEPASDDPDELPGDPEDLPGAADDSSHWEQTMSYFVAMSLDDQLDDGSRSFSPTHPDAQQQIEGEKDSGDYIQEIAAQLTETDFAIESVHSDYSGYESLWIGPGEFSHVIEIYDFPAVFKTDDLLDAFAEFSEGGLKIKWVDNTHALGVFSGESAALQALCIQHPLLKVRTLYEGSKKSKGKALRRAEFLQPVKERPRTDTAVARRMVSRALGLPKPAPRGKRC, encoded by the exons ATGGCAA GGCGAACCGCGGCCTGTACAGCCACCCTGGCGTTTTCTTGTGTTGATGGCTGCTACCTGCCGAAGCAAGAGAATGATTTTGTTCACACGGTCATCGAGGAGCTGGAGGCTTTCATACAGAGAGACCAACAGAAAAG CATTCTGCTGTTCCCCGCTCTGCCAAGCCGACTTCGCTACCTGACTCACAAGACCGCGGAGAACTACCCCAGCCTCAGCACCTTCTccgtggggggggcagggtggaacCGCAGGGTGGTGGTGTGCTTCTCCCACCTCAG GGTACCCCCTCCAGAGGACGACAGCGACACAGAGGGCAGGGCCTGCGAGCGGTCCCGGGTTCGAGGCGGGGGCATGGAGGGCGGCAAGGGCGAGCGAACGTCCGAGGCCAGGCAGACCCGCAGCCGGAGCCACCGACGCCCCGACAAGGCCATCTACGTCCCGCGCGCCAtgagggagagggcggggcggggctccccGGCCCCATCCACCccaccggccccgcccccccggcaggccccgcccaccccgcccgCCATCGGCTCCACCGGCTGCAGCCTGAGCCTCAGCGCCTCTGAGGAGTCCTGCCCCGACACCCCCGACGGGCCCACCGCCCCCTCGACCAATCAGGAGCCGGCGTCTGACGACCCCGACGAGTTGCCGGGCGACCCCGAGGACCTGCCCGGCGCAGCCGATGACTCCAGCCACTGGGAGCAGACCATGTCCTACTTCGTTGCCATGTCACTGGACGACCAATTGGACGACGGCAGCAGGAGCTTCAGTCCCACCCACCCTGATGCGCAGCAGCAGATAGAGGGAGAAAAGGATTCTGGGGATTATATCCAAGAG ATCGCGGCTCAGCTCACGGAGACGGACTTCGCCATCGAGAGCGTCCACAGCGACTACTCTGGGTACGAGAGCCTGTGGATCGGGCCCGGCGAGTTTTCCCACGTCATCGAGATCTACGACTTCCCCGCCGTCTTTAAAACCGACGACCTGCTGGACGCCTTTGCCGAATTCAG TGAGGGCGGTCTGAAGATCAAGTGGGTGGACAACACTCACGCCCTGGGCGTGTTCTCCGGCGAGTCTGCAG ctctccaggcTCTCTGCatacagcaccccctgctgaaAGTGCGCACGCTGTATGAGGGCAGCAAGAAGTCCAAAGGGAAAGCACTGCGTCGGGCAG agTTCCTCCAGCCGGTGAAGGAGCGGCCGCGCACCGACACGGCAGTGGCCCGGCGGATGGTCTCCCGGGCGCTGGGCCTGCCGAAGCCCGCTCCGCGCGGCAAACGCTGCTGA